GATAAAATCATAGTAAGAAATATATTTCTATAAATTATTGATTCTTTAACTTTTGACCCTCCTAAAGGAATATATACGTAATCCTGGAACCATGTAGAAAGCGAAATATGCCAACGTTTCCAAAAATCCCTTAAACTAGTAGCTAAATAAGGATGGTTAAAGTTTGCTTTAAATCTATATCCTATCAATTTAATTAACCCAGATGCAATATCGCTGTATCCACTGAAATCGCAATATATTTGTATAGCAAATAAAATAATTATTACCCACCAGTATATAAAAGATGTTTCCAAGTAAGGATTGGAAAAACCTTGATTAACAATAGGAGCAATATTATCAGCTATAAAAACCTTTTTAAAATAACCTAATATAACCAATTTTAAAGCGGTATAGCGTATGAATTCAGAGGTTTTAGGTGGAGCAAGTAGAGCAGGCAAGAGGTCAGTAGCTCGCACAATTGGACCAGCAACTAATTGCGGAAAGAGAGAAAGATAGGTAAAAAAATGTATTATATTTTTTGTAGGAAGCAACTTTCTTTTATAAATATCAATCGAGTAACTTATTGATTGAAATGTGTAAAAGCTGATACCTACTGGAAGTATTAGCATAAATGGGGGAATATTGCTTTTTAATTGTAAGTTTATACCTATGAGATGTGCTAAATATTCTATATTTTCTGCAATAAAAACAGAATATTTAAAAATACTTAAGGAAATTAAAT
The endosymbiont of Acanthamoeba sp. UWC8 DNA segment above includes these coding regions:
- a CDS encoding MBOAT family O-acyltransferase: MLILPVGISFYTFQSISYSIDIYKRKLLPTKNIIHFFTYLSLFPQLVAGPIVRATDLLPALLAPPKTSEFIRYTALKLVILGYFKKVFIADNIAPIVNQGFSNPYLETSFIYWWVIIILFAIQIYCDFSGYSDIASGLIKLIGYRFKANFNHPYLATSLRDFWKRWHISLSTWFQDYVYIPLGGSKVKESIIYRNIFLTMILSGMWHGASWNFIAWGMLHAFFLSLERVFNIPNKVHIFLPWPNLILRIITFSQILIGWVFFRAQTIGEALHITSCLFTLNYNKVISSYKSGLFYIVIFCFMEAYIILKWDSKLFNQPILKKIGEPIFLSIILAIIIYFRGAGNEFIYFQF